A single region of the Vagococcus teuberi genome encodes:
- a CDS encoding YicC/YloC family endoribonuclease has product MKSMTGYGHGECQREDYQIVVEIKSVNHRFLDTQVRLPREYNHLEMEMKKVLKNQLSRGRVECFVTLTRESSSSQELTINWKVLDRLVKDLSEAEFHRYKEQPFSAERFLEGGILHPSLVEVVEKNDVINDIEVDLLAVFKQALEALNVSRQIEGEGLQSFFYEYIDLIKQEISRISRKIETIKQEYYDKLKQKMMDLMTDTPIDESRLLSEVAILVDKSDISEELDRLNVHLNSMAQLLRKEGPVGKELDFLIQEMNREVNTIGSKSTNLDVKSSVIQLKTLIEQIREQVQNIE; this is encoded by the coding sequence ATGAAGAGTATGACAGGCTATGGGCATGGAGAATGTCAAAGAGAAGATTATCAGATAGTGGTTGAGATAAAATCAGTCAACCACCGTTTTTTAGATACACAAGTTCGTTTACCAAGAGAGTATAATCATCTTGAAATGGAGATGAAAAAAGTACTAAAAAATCAATTATCTAGAGGAAGAGTAGAATGCTTCGTCACGTTAACAAGGGAAAGCTCATCATCTCAAGAGTTAACGATTAACTGGAAAGTATTAGATAGACTAGTAAAAGATTTAAGTGAGGCTGAATTTCATCGCTACAAAGAACAACCTTTTTCTGCAGAACGCTTTTTAGAAGGTGGGATATTACATCCATCATTAGTTGAGGTAGTAGAAAAAAATGATGTGATAAATGATATTGAAGTAGATTTATTAGCCGTATTTAAGCAAGCGCTAGAAGCACTAAATGTAAGTAGACAAATTGAAGGTGAGGGCCTTCAATCGTTTTTTTATGAATACATTGATTTAATTAAGCAAGAGATATCAAGGATATCAAGAAAAATAGAGACCATAAAACAAGAATATTACGATAAACTGAAACAAAAAATGATGGACTTGATGACCGATACTCCTATTGATGAGTCTAGGTTATTAAGTGAAGTGGCTATTTTAGTGGATAAGAGTGATATTTCTGAAGAATTGGATCGATTGAATGTGCATTTGAATTCTATGGCACAATTACTAAGAAAAGAAGGACCAGTTGGGAAAGAACTAGATTTTTTAATCCAAGAGATGAATCGTGAAGTCAATACAATTGGATCAAAGTCAACTAATTTAGATGTTAAATCTAGTGTGATTCAATTGAAAACGTTGATTGAACAGATTAGAGAACAAGTTCAGAATATTGAATAA
- the def gene encoding peptide deformylase, with translation MRDIIKYPNTVLTTPTKKVTEIDDELIDLLDEMHAIMLEKDGIGLAANQVGVSSRVAIVHIDDESGIFEMINPEIIKKSGKTIDVEGCLSFPEVYGTVERFDDITVRFVDREGYEVEVEASDYLSRVMQHEIEHLDGGLFIDKIIERLSPDELIDYMEEHGYD, from the coding sequence ATGAGAGACATAATAAAATATCCTAACACTGTATTAACTACCCCGACAAAAAAAGTGACAGAAATTGATGATGAGTTGATAGATTTATTAGATGAAATGCATGCCATTATGCTTGAAAAGGATGGAATAGGACTTGCAGCTAACCAAGTTGGCGTATCATCTCGAGTGGCTATTGTCCATATAGATGACGAATCAGGTATCTTTGAGATGATTAATCCAGAAATTATAAAAAAATCAGGAAAAACCATCGATGTCGAAGGGTGTTTAAGTTTTCCGGAAGTTTATGGAACAGTGGAGAGATTTGATGATATTACAGTGAGATTTGTTGACAGAGAAGGATATGAAGTTGAGGTTGAGGCCTCAGATTATTTATCGCGTGTGATGCAGCATGAGATAGAACATTTGGATGGTGGGCTATTTATTGATAAAATAATAGAAAGACTATCACCAGATGAATTAATTGATTACATGGAGGAACATGGTTATGACTAA
- the priA gene encoding primosomal protein N', whose product MSKIAHVIVDVPTMQTDQPFTYLVPQEIDEAVEVGVRVEVPFGNGNRHIQGFVVGVDFLNNQTEDSDQLKPLVGVLDLHPVVNDELLQLADEMAKTTFAFKITCLQTMLPSVMRSTYKKWLVAIKDVPQRIEEEVFLGLGERDWEEIKESSYLSELHRLRQAGCVDVRYEVTTKNKVKTMKVVQANLPREMLLDIQVNTRKNAHQKHRLLNFFIDAQEGEFSVKELVEEHDLSRQVIKEAVELGWLLEEEREVYRDPYKNRVFQQDEALVLNDEQQVALDRVTEATSENKNEVFLLEGITGSGKTEVYLQAISNVLDEGKTAIMLVPEISLTPQTVTRFKRRFGDKVAVLHSGLSQGEKYDEWRKIERKEAQVVVGARSAVFAPLENIGLIIIDEEHETSYKQDESPRYHARNLAIWRGEYHHCPVLLGSATPSLESRARAQKNVYHLLQLTKRASDNAVLPTVSVVDMRRELKQGVTGSFSAPLLTELTERLEKKEQSVLMLNRRGYSSFMMCRDCGYVLPCPNCDISLTLHMDTKSMKCHYCGHEEGIPQCCPICDSKKIRYYGTGTQKVEEELQQLLPDARILRMDVDTTRRKGSHERLLQKFEAKEADILLGTQMIAKGLDFPNVTLVGVLNADTALNLPDFRSSERTFQLLTQVSGRAGRGEKLGKVIIQTFNPEHYAITLAKNQHYEAFYHHEMNLRRQGKYPPYYYTVQLVVSHEEELQAAKKMHEIANKIKQALTPQAVILGPTPKPMARMNRRYFYQTVIKYRFEENLGRVLEEILQESQKDIRSGLRVSIDMEPQHFI is encoded by the coding sequence ATGTCAAAGATAGCACACGTGATAGTTGATGTTCCAACCATGCAAACAGATCAGCCATTTACCTACCTTGTGCCACAAGAAATTGATGAGGCAGTTGAAGTTGGTGTGCGCGTTGAAGTACCGTTCGGAAATGGAAATCGCCACATACAAGGGTTTGTTGTAGGAGTTGATTTCTTAAATAATCAAACAGAAGATAGTGATCAATTAAAACCTTTAGTAGGTGTTTTAGATTTGCATCCAGTTGTTAATGACGAATTACTTCAACTAGCAGATGAAATGGCAAAAACCACCTTTGCATTTAAAATTACGTGCTTGCAAACGATGTTACCAAGTGTGATGCGTTCGACATACAAAAAGTGGTTAGTAGCGATAAAAGATGTGCCACAACGCATAGAAGAAGAGGTTTTTTTAGGACTTGGAGAACGAGATTGGGAAGAAATCAAGGAATCATCCTATTTGTCAGAATTACACCGGTTAAGACAAGCAGGTTGTGTCGATGTTCGCTATGAAGTGACGACTAAAAATAAAGTTAAAACAATGAAAGTCGTGCAAGCCAATTTACCTAGAGAAATGCTATTAGATATTCAAGTAAATACTAGAAAAAATGCACATCAAAAGCATCGATTACTTAATTTTTTTATTGACGCTCAAGAAGGTGAGTTTTCAGTGAAAGAATTAGTTGAAGAGCATGATTTATCACGACAAGTTATTAAGGAAGCAGTTGAATTAGGTTGGCTGTTGGAAGAAGAACGAGAAGTGTACCGCGACCCTTATAAAAATAGAGTATTTCAGCAAGATGAAGCACTAGTTTTAAATGATGAGCAACAAGTTGCGCTAGATAGAGTGACAGAAGCTACGTCTGAAAATAAAAATGAGGTGTTTTTATTAGAAGGGATCACTGGTAGTGGGAAAACAGAAGTCTATCTTCAAGCAATCTCAAATGTTTTAGACGAAGGAAAGACAGCCATTATGTTAGTTCCTGAAATTTCTTTAACGCCTCAAACCGTGACGCGATTTAAACGACGCTTTGGTGATAAAGTCGCAGTGTTACATAGTGGCTTATCTCAAGGTGAAAAATACGATGAATGGCGTAAAATAGAACGTAAAGAAGCTCAAGTTGTTGTTGGAGCAAGATCGGCAGTATTTGCTCCTTTAGAAAATATCGGGTTAATTATTATTGATGAGGAACATGAAACAAGTTACAAGCAAGATGAATCACCGAGATATCATGCTAGAAACTTAGCAATTTGGCGTGGGGAGTATCATCATTGTCCAGTGTTACTTGGAAGTGCGACCCCATCTTTAGAATCACGAGCAAGGGCACAAAAAAATGTGTATCACTTGTTGCAGTTAACCAAACGAGCTTCGGACAATGCTGTTTTACCAACTGTATCAGTGGTAGACATGCGACGTGAGTTGAAACAAGGTGTCACAGGTAGTTTTTCAGCACCTTTATTAACTGAATTGACTGAGCGTCTAGAGAAAAAAGAGCAGTCGGTTTTGATGTTAAATCGTCGTGGGTATTCTTCCTTTATGATGTGTCGAGATTGTGGTTATGTGTTGCCTTGTCCAAACTGTGATATCTCATTAACGCTTCACATGGATACAAAATCAATGAAGTGTCATTATTGTGGCCATGAAGAAGGTATTCCACAATGTTGTCCAATTTGTGATAGTAAAAAAATTCGTTATTATGGGACAGGGACACAAAAAGTCGAAGAAGAACTGCAACAATTATTACCTGATGCTAGAATTTTACGCATGGATGTTGATACAACACGTAGAAAAGGGAGTCACGAACGGCTATTACAAAAATTTGAAGCCAAAGAAGCAGATATTTTGCTTGGCACACAAATGATAGCAAAAGGACTAGATTTTCCGAATGTGACGTTAGTTGGTGTGTTAAATGCAGATACAGCATTAAATCTACCCGATTTTCGTTCAAGTGAGCGGACGTTTCAATTATTAACACAAGTAAGTGGTCGTGCCGGACGTGGAGAAAAACTAGGTAAAGTGATTATTCAAACCTTTAACCCAGAACATTACGCGATTACTTTAGCAAAAAATCAGCATTACGAAGCATTTTATCATCATGAGATGAATTTGCGAAGACAAGGGAAATACCCACCTTACTATTACACCGTACAACTTGTGGTGAGCCATGAAGAAGAGCTTCAAGCAGCAAAAAAAATGCACGAGATAGCAAATAAAATCAAACAAGCCTTAACCCCACAAGCCGTCATTTTAGGGCCAACACCAAAACCAATGGCAAGGATGAATCGTCGTTACTTTTATCAAACGGTTATAAAATATCGATTTGAAGAAAATTTAGGGCGAGTACTAGAAGAAATATTACAAGAGAGTCAAAAAGATATTAGAAGCGGCTTGCGCGTTAGTATCGATATGGAACCACAGCATTTTATTTAG
- the gmk gene encoding guanylate kinase, with translation MPERGLLIVLSGPSGVGKGTVRKALFEKDDNQFEYSISMTTRNKREGEVEGVDYFFRSKDEFEQLISEGKMLEYAEYVGNYYGTPLDYVNKTLDEGKDVFLEIEVQGAMKVKEKIPDGVFIFLTPPDFSELKARIVNRGTDELAVIEKRMTKAKEEIEMMRHYDYAVVNDEVELAVQRIKKIIESEHYRVNHVIDRYENMLKEL, from the coding sequence ATGCCAGAACGAGGGTTATTAATTGTATTATCCGGTCCATCCGGCGTAGGAAAAGGGACTGTCAGAAAAGCGTTATTTGAAAAAGATGACAATCAATTTGAGTATTCTATTTCAATGACAACACGCAATAAACGCGAAGGTGAAGTCGAAGGTGTGGATTATTTCTTTCGATCAAAAGACGAGTTTGAGCAGTTAATTTCTGAAGGTAAGATGTTAGAATATGCTGAGTATGTTGGAAATTATTATGGTACACCACTTGATTATGTTAATAAGACACTAGACGAAGGTAAAGATGTCTTTTTAGAGATTGAAGTGCAAGGAGCCATGAAAGTCAAAGAAAAAATACCAGATGGTGTCTTTATTTTTTTAACCCCTCCAGATTTTAGTGAATTAAAAGCACGAATCGTTAATCGTGGAACAGATGAGTTAGCAGTTATTGAAAAACGAATGACTAAAGCAAAAGAAGAAATCGAAATGATGCGTCATTATGATTATGCGGTAGTCAACGATGAGGTTGAATTAGCAGTGCAACGGATTAAAAAAATTATTGAAAGCGAGCATTACCGTGTGAACCATGTGATTGATCGTTATGAAAATATGTTAAAGGAGTTATAA
- a CDS encoding YdbC family protein, with amino-acid sequence MSQEFSYEILEEIAVLSENNKGWTKELNLISWNNRPAKFDLRDWAPNHEKMGKGITLTNEEFAVLKETLTNM; translated from the coding sequence ATGAGTCAAGAATTTTCTTATGAAATTTTGGAAGAAATTGCCGTATTATCTGAAAATAATAAAGGATGGACAAAAGAATTAAATCTTATTAGCTGGAATAATCGACCAGCAAAATTTGATTTACGTGATTGGGCACCCAATCATGAAAAAATGGGAAAAGGCATAACGTTAACTAACGAAGAGTTTGCTGTATTAAAAGAAACTCTAACTAACATGTAG
- the rpoZ gene encoding DNA-directed RNA polymerase subunit omega: protein MLYPSIDSLLEQVDSKYSLVILASKRAHELDEGAQPMIEPDKFVSVKNVGRALEEIAVGDVVIDPNPELKRELLRRQEEEKKALKRREHQELEARIQFEKKM, encoded by the coding sequence ATGTTATATCCATCAATAGATTCATTATTAGAGCAAGTCGATTCAAAATATTCATTGGTTATTTTAGCAAGTAAAAGAGCACATGAACTAGACGAAGGTGCTCAACCAATGATTGAACCAGATAAATTTGTTTCAGTTAAAAATGTTGGCCGTGCGTTAGAAGAAATCGCTGTGGGAGATGTGGTTATTGACCCAAACCCAGAGCTAAAAAGAGAATTACTTAGAAGACAAGAAGAAGAAAAAAAAGCATTAAAACGCCGTGAACATCAAGAACTTGAAGCACGTATCCAATTTGAGAAAAAAATGTAA